The window AAGATAAAGTTGGAAGTTTGACGTATGATTTTATGTGGGGACTGTGTTGTGGTTCTGAGACATGAATTTTCAGTTCCTAACGACCAGAGTTTCCTctgatattttcattattcatgaGTTGTTTTTATGTCGTGTTTCCCTTTCATTAGTTCGAGCTTGTGATGATTTGATCTCCTTTTTGGGATGCACGTGATGGCTTTTGGTTGTTAAATTGGTTGTTTTCTGACGTCGATCTTCTTCCGTGATTTTAGATCTCTTTTGGTCTGAATTTAGTTTAGTTCTCTTCTTGCGAACGTGTCTGGAGTATAGCCTCATTTTGAAATCCCTTTCTTGGTGTGTGCTCTCGTTTAACTTTTAtgtctcaatttttttcttccatccTCTGTTTTTTCATTTCACGTTTGAACTTTTCAAAAATGATGCTTCGTGGGATTTATTTTGCAAATTGTATCTTACTCCCAGCTTACTTATTGTATCTTCATCTGAATCTATTTTCACTGTTTACTTCTCTGTGCaaaggtttttgtttttttagttttaggcacCTATTTTCCCATTTGGTAATATTAATATCCATGTATACATATATGTACATATCTAATCAACGGCCTTTATCGTCAAAATATTTGATACATACTAGTTGGAGTTTGTTGCATGACAATTTTTTAACCGTGAAAGATTGAATTTGTAAGTTGAAAAATACACTTGTTTTCTTCTGAAATATTGATATGTTCCTGGCTTCCATTGGTTTGATATACtagtaattattaaaaactttGGGATGGAAAGATGTATGTGAGTCTTTTATACTAGTAATTATGTGATATACTTTACTGTCAGGCTTTCCAATCGAAACCGGTGGGGTCAAACCATCCAGAATTCAAGTTTATTTATGAGTATTGGATTACTGATGTTCCATGTTCAATCAATCCTTATATTGGCATGGTTCCTGAGATATGGTGTTGCAGAAGAGGTTAGACTATAGCTTTTATGGCTATCAGGTGCCAACCAAGCGCCGAGCTACCCGATTAGCTAAGGTAAATAAGTTTACTTCTCATTTGGGGCTAATTAATAGAATTATCTATTTAGTTACTGGGTTGAAACCAAtccttgtattattttttaaatatttcctAGAGGAGGGTTACATTTCAAAGAAGGTTGGAAGACAATCAGATGTGTGCATTTGACTTATTGGCCACTGTAGCTGACAATTTATTGCAAGAGAAACAGAATCCAACCACATCCAGTGATAGATCATCGGAAAAGGATGGGGATGGATTTCCTAAAGAGGAACGCCAGGATGCAAATAAACCATTCAAAACTGAGCTTTCTGATGAAGCAAGTTGTGACAGAAAATGTCAGCTTGAATTTGTTAAAGAAGGAAGCTCAAATGCAAATAGTTTCAAAGTTGAGCTTTCGGATGAAGGAAGTAGTGACAGAAAATGTTTCTCTAATATTTCTTCACAAGTCTACAATCAAAATTGTTGTTCGAAGGAACTCCCCGAACATGAAATTGATGGCCATTTATGCATTGCTTCTATAGTAACAAGTTCTAGTTGCTCAGAGAAGATTGTTGCTGAGACACTGGTGGATGGAAAAGGCCACAATGGGATGGAAAAATTAGCTAGCAAAGTTGAATTAGGTTCCTGTGGATATCTAGAGAGTAGGGGTTGCAAGTTAGATGGTGATGTTAGTAAAGTAAAAGACGATAAGTTTGGGAAGGTTCCCATTGATACTGGGACTGGGTTGTGCTGTTTTGAGGATACCTTGGATGAAAAACCTCTAGCACTGATCAGTTCATGTGGCAATGCCAAGATGTCCGGGTATGATGACAGCATGCCTCAGAGCTCATGGTCCAAAGGTTGTGACAATGTACTGGTAGATAGTAGAGATGATGACGAAAACTTTTCTGGGTGTGCTCACCCCAGTACCAAAATAAAGTCCTTTAGGCCAATTACTTGTATAGATGatagaaaaacaaagaaaagattgGCTTCTAAACATCATAAAGTTTCTCAAGAATCCAAGCATGATATACTATCTAACAGTGGTGAGTTCATGCTTATCATATGAAATTTCCGGCTTTCTTGTTTCTTCACTCATTATGCTTCTTTGCTTGTTCACTAATCTGTTTGTCAATTGAAAACATGTTAGTTTTGGATGGAAATTTGAAGTCAGTTTACAGCAGTAGGAAGAACTATTATAAAAGCCAAAGATCTCAAATGAATATTCCTTTCAAAAAGAGGAAGCTTTTTAACTGCAGCTCTGATACAAATTCTAACGGATATATCAGAAGTGATGACACTTGTTATTCACCCAAGAATGACACGAACCAAAGTGTTTCTTGTTCATCTTCTGGAATGAGCCAAGGTTTTACTCTAAATGACTTCCTtccattaaaattgattttatggaCCACCTGATTCAATTGTTTCTGGAACCAGTtgctaaataaatttcaaatcttTGATGCATGTTATCagtttggcaagtgcaccaaatatCCAAGTAGTAAAACtcagaagtccgagtgtcgatttccataattataaataatagagAGCAAGAGAATTAATTAGAGAATTCAATAAAATGAGAATGTTAGGACCTAGCATGCCTTGTTTGCCTAGGAtgtattatttttgaatttttctttatcaattaggTGAATTTATCCTACTCACATCTATTCGATTACTTGCCTCTGATGCCttacgatgacaagcctattatACCTACttatctcccaaatgcctttgcaaaGATTGAATAGATAAAACCCATGAAGCTTTGGTTTTAGATGTGTGCTTTAATGCATAGGCATAAAGTTATCATCCTATAtctagcaatgatttcattatgatatcttttctttttagttctATTAAAAGTTATCCTCTGTCGAGcgcctaacccctaaaactgatgcatgcatattttctttatatttttataagagtTACCCTCTGTCGAGCATCTAACCCCTAATATAATGTAAAGATGAGTAATGcatgaaaatatttacttttactttactttgtaccccattgcccggaggctcttcgctatgcgaaggtatgggggagggatgttgtacgcagccttacccttgcatatgcaaagaggctgtttccggattcgaacccatgaccaacaagtcaccaaggcacaactttaccgctgcaccagggctcgccctctaatgcatgaaaatataaataagaaaaaacaataggaTATAAAACACCtgtgcattgataaatatggagtacatcatacatctctTTGACTTTTTAGGTCTGTCAAACCCTAACTAGGGGTTTAGGCTCTCATGGCCATGAGGACCTTACACTGAAATAGGGGTACAAGAATTGGTAAAGGAGAAGGGATGGAAAAAGGAATAGAGAAAATGATGAGAAAGAAGAGAGGATTCCCTAGGGGAGAGTTCTCAGCTTTAGGTAGGTATGAGAGTGTTCTGAGACTCAGTCTGTCCTTTCTCCTTGGCTCGACTCTTTTTTTATAGTTGCTGAAGTGGATTTGGACCTTCGTACTCGCGCTTAGCACGCTCTGCTCGCTCAGCGCAGGTGCATGTtttcgcgcttagcgagtgctGTGTGCTTAGCGCAAGTGCTTGCTTGCGCACTTAGCGCGGGCAGCGCGCTGAGCGCGCCTTGGGCTGAGCCTGAGGCTAAATCCTCAATTTTTCTCTTCATAATTTTTGTAGCTTTTTGCTTTTAATCCCTCTAGTTTTTATATCTACAAGCCATAATTTGGAAAAACATCAATTCCTAACAATTAAGCACaaataactgttaaataattatttttaaaacaatttcactttatttttcattatcaaaagcacatttatttagcagttatcaatgCAGATCATGGAACATCATCCTTGGGACACTCTGCATTACGATCTAGAGATTCTTACGGTATGGGAAGATTGAGGGAATGATTCTTTATGTACTCTTTGATTTGACTGATGTCTTCAAAGGGGTTCTTACATGGAGATGTCTTTCTTTTATCCAGTGAAGCTTAGGATCAAATCATTTAGAGTGCCCGAGCTTTTTATCGAGATTCCAGAAACTGCAACCGTTGGGTCCTTGAAGGTATGATAAAATTCTATTCTGCCATACACACAAGCATCCTCTCCCATATTCAGATGTTAATGATGGGTGGCGTCTGTTTCTGTATCTGTGAGTTCGTGGCATGCTGCATCATGTGGTGTGAtcattattgcatatttcacatAAGTCGTTTGCTCTGCAGAGGACAGTGATGGAGGCAGTGACTGCTGTACTTGGAGGCGGATTGCGTGTGGGTGTGATTCTCCATGGAAAGAAGGTTAGAGATGACAGTAAAACTCTACTTCAGACTGGAATTTCTCATGATAACCACCTGGATGCTTTGGGCTTCGCCTTGGAGCCTAATTGTTCACGAAACCGACCATCTGCATGTGCTACAACAGATTCTCTCCACATTCCTAGTGCAGATATGCCTCAGCCTTTAATAGGGTAATGTTCAACTTTCAATTGAGTGCATTAACGCGTTACTTGGATTAATGCTTTGGGTTTCACTGCCTCTGCATTTTTGTTGACATTTCTCTTTTCCTTGGagatgttttgtttttatggAAATGTTACTTGCAAATAAGAATTTCCTCACATAACTCCATCCGTCAATTAACAACtttcctttctctctccttGTTTCTTTATCAAAATTGATGGCCCACTTCACTTTATATGAATTATGTGAGTGAGTTGCAGAATATGTATCTAACATAACTCATTTGGTCATTTTCATATACTGCATTAAATGTCTTTTTTCTATAATTGGCATTCCAGTTTTTATCTAAAAAGGATCATTAATATTCAGGTACCCTTCAAGTCCTGCTGTAATTCATCAGAGGATTCAGGGCTTTTCTAACATGTTAGCCAAGCATCAAGCAACCAGTTCAGGTAACCTTGTTGAAAGTGATCATGATTCAGCACCTTCTCCTATCAACACATccggtgaaaaatatttgtcaGATTCAAAAGAACTAATTACTGTTCCTGAAATGGGTATGGAGGCACTAGCTGTGCTACCTGTGCATCAGAAGTCAAAACGAACTGAGATCGCACAGCGCCGAATTCGTAGGCCTTTTTCTGTTACTGAAGTGGAAGCACTGGTTCAAGCAGTTGAGAAACTTGGAACTGGAAGGTAAGATTTACTTTGGCCTTTGTTTGACCCAACTTAATGACTGAAAGTCATAGTATTGGGTCAGTTTCGTGCATGGCTCAAAAAGTACGTGTATGACCTTGTCTTTAGCTTTTGGCTTTCGATCGTGTTTTTGCCTTACTTGAGTATTgggagatttatttattttgcatttcCTTTTTGACAATCCCTTTATATAGTTTCCTTTTGGGTGTGGAAATCAGGTGGCGCGATGTTAAACTTCGTGCATTTGACAATGCAAAGCATCGGACATACGTGGATTTGAAGGTAAAACCTTTTGTGACCCATATGCATAAGCATAGTATTGGATATTATTCTTGCAAAAGAACGTGGCTGTCACACCTCAGGTTGTTGGGTGGCACGCTTGCTTCTTCAATTCATCGTCcattaactttaatttaaaaccaATTAGTAGTTGTTTCAAGGCAAGTAATTGCTTGCATATTAGGTAAACTATTTATTGCTTCATTAATGATCTAATGATCTCTTGCTTTGGTTCCAATATTAACCGGCCATACACGACATCCAAGAGGATATATCTACTTGATACAGAATTTGATctatgaaaatttaattatcatactttatatatccttttttgttgttgtaaagAAAGATAGTGATTGGAtcctaaagaaaagaacaaggtCACTTTCATTAGTATAGAAAAAAGGCATGAGCATATATGATTTGGGTATGGAATAGTGCAGGATAAATGGAAAACACTGGTGCACACAGCAAGAATATCAGCTCAGCAAAGGAGGGGAGAGCCTGTTCCCCAAGAACTTTTGGACAGGGTCCTAACTGCTCACGCATATTGGTCCCAGCAACAGACTAAGCAACAGCTTAAGCACCACTCAACAAAACCTTGCCTTCTCCTTTAGTAAGGACTTGACACCACCACGTGCCTTCATAGATGGCTTGTTAAAAGtgtcatttatcatttttttcttcctgtATTTATGACAAAGTGTGTTTATCACTTTGATTTTCAGTACTATGTCACACTTTATCTATCATGTTAAAATTAGAACAAGGTGATGCCTATAGAGAATTTGCGTCACAAGTTGGTTGTTAACTCTAAAGTCAAGGTTCGGTGTGTAACTGGAGAGGAGGGGCACGTGTTGATGATAGAAGTTTATCTGCAAATTCAATTATGGACCCACAGGAGCTAATAATGTTAATGAGTGTAGCTAGAGCTTATCCATGAGCTAATCGCTGTATAAGtctaaatgataatattaaatgaataatagtAATACACATATTGGCATACTTAAAGTAGTTGAGATAAGaaattttactttcttttaacAGTTGCATTTTTCATTCTCTTAATTTAGTCAtgtctcaaatttttttaaccaattaagctctttattttaaaatcaagtgAATTTGGTCCTTCTATTAGTTTTTCTATCTAAAATCTTCAAATTCTGATTTTACATAAAAATGtttgaatttcttctttttttttccggtGAATTTGATGTTTGAGTTAGTGAATTTTGAGTAAGAGGTTTAAAACATTTCAAACCGTAAAgattttgattataaaataaaaatgaggggtttagaaaagaaaaattcacacagaccaaattaattttaatttaaataagtcGAGCAAAGAGGGTAGCGTGGTCACCTCCACTTGATGGTATGATCAAAATTAATGTTGACAACAACTCTTTGAAAAATCTGGATGCTTCTGGATATGGTAGTATTCTGGCTAtgatcaaaatgtttttttttttttcctataaccTACTTTGAGACAAACCGAGTTtggtttatatatttaaaatagaaacataaagtaaaaatatataccttTGATTGATATTGtccaaacaaaatttattttatccatTATCAACATGTTTgtggaaaaaaaactaaaacattagtctcgttataataaaatttatttttttaataatatttaagttaacaagctattttctattttaatacaCACGTGCACTATGGTAGGTAGGAGTGTGTTTTTTGTTGGAAGGAGAAAGGAGCATAATCTAGTGAGGAAGAGGGGCAACATCAACATTTGACCTCCTCCGACGTTGAAGGAGATATTTGATTCTTGAAAGTGCAAGCAGCAGCTAGCAAGGGAATTAAGTTAGTTAGTAAATCCGTCAACCATGAACTATGGCCGAAAGACATGACATGTGTTAAACGAATTAGCTAGCCGGTGGCCGGTGGCCGGTGGCCGGTGGCAATGTTGCGACTTGCGGCTTGCTAGCTTCTTCAACATATTAATTCAGTTCCCAGCTCGATCAGTATTCAGTCAGTCCACATTTGAAGTCGCAATGATTATTCTGACCCTCCCTTCCTCCCACTGGTGCatctaccaaaaaaataaatcctaGCCTATCAAAGTGTTACAGAAAAATGTGATTAtagcttattaattttttgaagttGTCTCTAATTTGCAGATTCAATGATGAATGCTACTAATGATGAAGAGTCTTGCTTGGACAAGAGTGTCCTGAGCTACATAAAGCAAATGCTGATGGAAGACGACACCGAGGAGAGGTACAGTATGTTCCATGATTCCTTAGCCCTCCAACACACTGAGAGATCATTTTTGGAGGCTATCAATCACAACTATCCTTctccttcttattcttcttccaCACACTATCATCTTGACAACTACCCCAGCGTGGACAGCCCTGAGCCATGTCTCTCTGCTTGCTCCGCTGATAACATTACTTTTAGCGCTTCCAGTAGTTGCGCTAGTAACAATACTACCAGCTCCTCTGAGTTTCCCTTGAGAAGCCTTTACCCTCTACTTCCTGACACTACTGATGAATTTGTTTTCCACTCAAATTCAACCCAATCTACCATCAATACTCCCTTTGGATTCTTCGACAATCCCCTCGCTGAAATTTTTGAGAGACGTGTAGACCTAGGTACTCTGTTCCTTCCTGCCAACACAcctttttcctcttctttcacAAAGGTTCCTCATGTTGTAATTAAGACAGAAGCAGAAGAAGGAGATCATTTTCTGACAGGAAGGAAACAAAGGGAGCGGGAAGAGTATGAAGCTGCAGATGGGAGAAGCAGGAAGCAATCAGCAGCACATATGGACGAGAGTGAGCTATCCGAATTGTTTGATAAAGTGGTTCTAGGCACTGACTTAAGAAAACGGGTACCTCCTAACACAACCCATAAAACAACAATATTAACAAACATGTTGTATGGTGGAGATGTCTGGGAAAATGATGACCAAGTTGTGGATCTGAGGACACTGTTGATGCTATGTGCACAAGCCATTGCTTCTGATAATCCTTCATCTGCTAAGCAGTTGGTAAAACAGATTATGCAGCATTCTTCTCCAACATGCAATGAGACTCAGAGGCTTGCACATTACTTTGGAAATGCACTTGAAGCACGCTTGGATGGAACAGGCTACAAGGTTTGTAGTGCTCTATCATCCAAAAGAACCTCTGCCAAAGACATGATAAAAGCTTACCATGTATACGCTTCAGTGTGCCCCTTTGAAAAGCTAGCAATCATTTTTGCCAACAATTCAATTTGGAATCCAAGTGTGGATGCAAAAGCAATTCACATCATAGACTTTGGCATCCGCTATGGCTTCAAATGGCCTGCACTTATCAGCCGTCTATCAAGACGTTCTGGTGGGCCACCCAAGCTACGAATCACGGGGATAGATGTGCCACAACCTGGTTTAAGGCCACAAGAGAGGGTGCTCGAGACAGGGCGTAGACTTGCAAATTTTTGCAAGCGTTTCAATGTTCCATTTGAGTTCAATGCTATTGCACAGAGATGGGACACCATCAGAGTTGAAGACCTCAAGATAGAGCCAAACGAATTTGTAGCTGTGAACTGCTTGTTTCAGTTTGAGCATCTGCTTGACGAGACAGTGGTGTTGAATAATTCCAGGGATGCTGTTCTGAGGTTGATTAAGAATGCAAATCCAGACATATTTGTGCATGGCATTGTCAACGGATCCTATGATGTACCATTCTTTGTGTCACGGTTCcgggaggctctctttcattaCACTGCATTGTTTGACATGCTTGACACCAACGTTGCTCGTCAAGATCCCATGAGGTTGATGTTTGAGAAGGAGTTGTTTGGACGGGAGATAGTGAACATCATAGCTTGCGAAGGTTTTGAGAGGGTTGAGAGACCACAAACATACAAGCAATGGCAGCTTCGGAACATGAGAAATGGGTTTAGGCTGCTTCCTCTGGATCATCGAATCATTGGCAAATTAAAGGATAGGTTGAGAGATGATGCGCACAACAATAATTTCTTGCTTGAGGTTGATGGCGACTGGGTGCTACAAGGTTGGAAGGGTCGAATTCTATATGCTTCCTCTTGTTGGGTACCTGCATAGCATAGGCCTTGAACATTATTTATTCCAGATTACAAAAATCTAGTCTTACACACAACTATTAGTACGTCTCCTTCAATCTCCCTAGCtcatttgttgttttttatgatAAGGAAAAACCAAAGTTATAGTTAGTTTCTTTCAATGTGTAGTTTGTTTAGTACTTACATATCTAACAAATTCAGCAAATACAATTGAGAGCCGCAAAGAATATCGTTAATGTCGGTACATTCTGAACAAATAAATAACAGAGTTATTAATGAACTTACCTCAATAACACACATAATACTGATCTTGACCAACATGTCCTTAGCAGTGCTGGTTCTCCACATCCGCGATATACGCAACCGCTTGAAAAGGAAATTTATACAGAACTAGACCTAAGAGCATTAAATCTTGTCTATGATtaagtagaatttttttttatcaatacgTATGAGTGAGTTTACAAAACTCACACACTTTGCTTATCTAACCTATTTAGATCCCCATAATTGATTGAGTTAAAGAATCActgttaggaaaaaaaaaatctcaacctTTCAATATTCCAAGATGACGATGGGTAGCTTAATTCCTTTTAATAAAGATTGAGTTTGACAAAAATGTTTATTActaattttatgtgtaaaattaTAGATAAGATATACtataagaagaaaattaaacaagcattaattcaatattttattttttttattctttttcttttattaattttaaaataaaatattttaattataaattatgttcaACAATCAATgttgtaataaaatattattaacatttaataatcaatattacaagtacatataaaaaatttatattgattttttaatattttatattctgttaaaaatacttttgtaattaaaagaaGTCTTTGTTATGTACTCTCTTGTCtgtttttataagaaacaaataatagtttaaatatattatcatttgtttataagAACGGAAAgaagtatttttatatttatatatcttaaaattttaattaatgtgaTTATTACTAATAGTTATCCTCAACCTCAAGTCAAATAAGTTTTACTGATCTTTATCAATGTCATCACGTGAACCACGGATTTTAAAAGTTACGAAGTGGAAAGGGACGTGGCAAAGTGAGGTACACTGCTTAGCGGTCCTACacaatcaatttattaaataagccTTTTGtgactaatatttatttgaaatttaataaaaaaaattagcaccTGCAGAATGACTTAGATAATTTACCTAATTTAAGaactattttgaaaaataaaagtaatagtTTAGAAATAAGATTGATGATTTATTTGACATGCTGGAATCGTTTGTTTGTAAATCTGCAGCGTTGAATTTGGAGTTGCATCGAGTTATATAATTTCAGAGATCTCAACCACCTCCTGCCGTGCTACTGCTCCTTCCTTGCTTTGGTATGCaaactttttcaattttatttcatccacaCACTCCATggctttaatttaataattttagattcCCAAAAACCTGTTTTCCTCTTCTTAAACAACAATTTTGGTATGAAATCgttaatataatatatgcaTACATACCCCAAGAATGAATTCTTATTATTCCTCCTTGTAAGATGGATAAGAGTCTCCTCCATCAATATTAGTAAAGAAGATGAGAGTGATGTCTCCGCTGTCCTTGGCTACATTAAACAAATGCTCATGGAAGACAACACAGAGGAGAACTACAGTATGTTCCATGATTCCTTAGCTCTCCAAGACACCCAGAGATCATTTTATGAGGTTATCACTCACAATCACAACTACCCTTCTTCTTCCACCCACCATCATGTTCACAACTACCTCAGCGTGGAGAGCCCTGACCAAAGTCTCTCTTGGTAACTCcagtcataataataataataataatagcagTAGTACTCTTAGTTGCAGCACTAGCAGCTCCGCTGAGTCTCAGTGGAGAAACCTTGACCATATTCCTGATAGCTTTGTTTTCCACTCTAATTCAACCACCAACATGAATACTGGATTTGGATTCTTCAACGATTCCCTGCAGGCTGGGTTTCTTGATTCTACATTTCTACAGAAATTCCAGAGAGGTGTAGACCAAGGTACCCAGTTCCTTCCTAAACATACTCCATTCATTATTGCCCCTTCTTTCACAAAGGCTCCTCATCTGGTAATTAAGACAGAAGCAGAAGAAGGAGACCATTTTCGGACCGTGTCAGGAGGAAGGAAAATTCGGGAGCGGGAAGAGAATGAAGCAGATGAGAGAAGCAGGAAGCAATCAGCACCATACATGGATGACAGTGAGCAGTCTGAATTATTTGATAAAGTACTCATAGGCACTGGCTTAGGAAAAGGGGTGCCTCCTAACACAACCCATGAAACAATATTAACAAATATGTTTGGTGGAGATGTTAGGAAAAGTGATGGGGAAGTTGTGGATCTTAGGACACTGCTGATGCTATGTGCACAAGCTGTTGCTTCTGCTAGTAGTCCTTCATTTGCTAAGCAATTAGTAAAGCAAATTAAGCAGAATTCTTCTCCAATCGGGGATGAGACTCAAATGCTTGCACATTACTTTGGAAACGCCCTTGAAGCACGTTTGGATGGAACAGGCTACCAGGTTTATAGTGTTCTATCCTCCAAAAGAACTTTTGTCAAAGACATGATAAAAGCTTACCATGTATATGCTTCAGTGTGCCCATTTGAAAAGATAGCAGTCATGTTTGCC of the Glycine max cultivar Williams 82 chromosome 13, Glycine_max_v4.0, whole genome shotgun sequence genome contains:
- the LOC100792533 gene encoding telomere repeat-binding protein 1 isoform X3 translates to MVLQKRLDYSFYGYQVPTKRRATRLAKRRVTFQRRLEDNQMCAFDLLATVADNLLQEKQNPTTSSDRSSEKDGDGFPKEERQDANKPFKTELSDEASCDRKCQLEFVKEGSSNANSFKVELSDEGSSDRKCFSNISSQVYNQNCCSKELPEHEIDGHLCIASIVTSSSCSEKIVAETLVDGKGHNGMEKLASKVELGSCGYLESRGCKLDGDVSKVKDDKFGKVPIDTGTGLCCFEDTLDEKPLALISSCGNAKMSGYDDSMPQSSWSKGCDNVLVDSRDDDENFSGCAHPSTKIKSFRPITCIDDRKTKKRLASKHHKVSQESKHDILSNSVLDGNLKSVYSSRKNYYKSQRSQMNIPFKKRKLFNCSSDTNSNGYIRSDDTCYSPKNDTNQSVSCSSSGMSQDHGTSSLGHSALRSRDSYVKLRIKSFRVPELFIEIPETATVGSLKRTVMEAVTAVLGGGLRVGVILHGKKVRDDSKTLLQTGISHDNHLDALGFALEPNCSRNRPSACATTDSLHIPSADMPQPLIGYPSSPAVIHQRIQGFSNMLAKHQATSSDSKELITVPEMGMEALAVLPVHQKSKRTEIAQRRIRRPFSVTEVEALVQAVEKLGTGRWRDVKLRAFDNAKHRTYVDLKDKWKTLVHTARISAQQRRGEPVPQELLDRVLTAHAYWSQQQTKQQLKHHSTKPCLLLYTMSHFIYHVKIRTR
- the LOC100792533 gene encoding telomere repeat-binding protein 2 isoform X4 — translated: MVLQKRLDYSFYGYQVPTKRRATRLAKRRVTFQRRLEDNQMCAFDLLATVADNLLQEKQNPTTSSDRSSEKDGDGFPKEERQDANKPFKTELSDEASCDRKCQLEFVKEGSSNANSFKVELSDEGSSDRKCFSNISSQVYNQNCCSKELPEHEIDGHLCIASIVTSSSCSEKIVAETLVDGKGHNGMEKLASKVELGSCGYLESRGCKLDGDVSKVKDDKFGKVPIDTGTGLCCFEDTLDEKPLALISSCGNAKMSGYDDSMPQSSWSKGCDNVLVDSRDDDENFSGCAHPSTKIKSFRPITCIDDRKTKKRLASKHHKVSQESKHDILSNSVLDGNLKSVYSSRKNYYKSQRSQMNIPFKKRKLFNCSSDTNSNGYIRSDDTCYSPKNDTNQSVSCSSSGMSQDHGTSSLGHSALRSRDSYVKLRIKSFRVPELFIEIPETATVGSLKRTVMEAVTAVLGGGLRVGVILHGKKVRDDSKTLLQTGISHDNHLDALGFALEPNCSRNRPSACATTDSLHIPSADMPQPLIGYPSSPAVIHQRIQGFSNMLAKHQATSSGNLVESDHDSAPSPINTSGEKYLSDSKELITVPEMGMEALAVLPVHQKSKRTEIAQRRIRRPFSVTEVEALVQAVEKLGTGRWRDVKLRAFDNAKHRTYVDLKCRINGKHWCTQQEYQLSKGGESLFPKNFWTGS
- the LOC100792533 gene encoding telomere repeat-binding protein 1 isoform X1 translates to MVLQKRLDYSFYGYQVPTKRRATRLAKRRVTFQRRLEDNQMCAFDLLATVADNLLQEKQNPTTSSDRSSEKDGDGFPKEERQDANKPFKTELSDEASCDRKCQLEFVKEGSSNANSFKVELSDEGSSDRKCFSNISSQVYNQNCCSKELPEHEIDGHLCIASIVTSSSCSEKIVAETLVDGKGHNGMEKLASKVELGSCGYLESRGCKLDGDVSKVKDDKFGKVPIDTGTGLCCFEDTLDEKPLALISSCGNAKMSGYDDSMPQSSWSKGCDNVLVDSRDDDENFSGCAHPSTKIKSFRPITCIDDRKTKKRLASKHHKVSQESKHDILSNSVLDGNLKSVYSSRKNYYKSQRSQMNIPFKKRKLFNCSSDTNSNGYIRSDDTCYSPKNDTNQSVSCSSSGMSQDHGTSSLGHSALRSRDSYVKLRIKSFRVPELFIEIPETATVGSLKRTVMEAVTAVLGGGLRVGVILHGKKVRDDSKTLLQTGISHDNHLDALGFALEPNCSRNRPSACATTDSLHIPSADMPQPLIGYPSSPAVIHQRIQGFSNMLAKHQATSSGNLVESDHDSAPSPINTSGEKYLSDSKELITVPEMGMEALAVLPVHQKSKRTEIAQRRIRRPFSVTEVEALVQAVEKLGTGRWRDVKLRAFDNAKHRTYVDLKDKWKTLVHTARISAQQRRGEPVPQELLDRVLTAHAYWSQQQTKQQLKHHSTKPCLLLYTMSHFIYHVKIRTR
- the LOC100792533 gene encoding telomere repeat-binding protein 1 isoform X2: MVLQKRLDYSFYGYQVPTKRRATRLAKRRVTFQRRLEDNQMCAFDLLATVADNLLQEKQNPTTSSDRSSEKDGDGFPKEERQDANKPFKTELSDEASCDRKCQLEFVKEGSSNANSFKVELSDEGSSDRKCFSNISSQVYNQNCCSKELPEHEIDGHLCIASIVTSSSCSEKIVAETLVDGKGHNGMEKLASKVELGSCGYLESRGCKLDGDVSKVKDDKFGKVPIDTGTGLCCFEDTLDEKPLALISSCGNAKMSGYDDSMPQSSWSKGCDNVLVDSRDDDENFSGCAHPSTKIKSFRPITCIDDRKTKKRLASKHHKVSQESKHDILSNSVLDGNLKSVYSSRKNYYKSQRSQMNIPFKKRKLFNCSSDTNSNGYIRSDDTCYSPKNDTNQSVSCSSSGMSQDHGTSSLGHSALRSRDSYVKLRIKSFRVPELFIEIPETATVGSLKRTVMEAVTAVLGGGLRVGVILHGKKVRDDSKTLLQTGISHDNHLDALGFALEPNCSRNRPSACATTDSLHIPSADMPQPLIGYPSSPAVIHQRIQGFSNMLAKHQATSSGNLVESDHDSAPSPINTSGEKYLSDSKELITVPEMGMEALAVLPVHQKSKRTEIAQRRIRRPFSVTEVEALVQAVEKLGTGRWRDVKLRAFDNAKHRTYVDLKDKWKTLVHTARISAQQRRGEPVPQELLDRVLTAHAYWSQQQTKQQLKHHSTKPCLLL